A portion of the Aphelocoma coerulescens isolate FSJ_1873_10779 chromosome 1, UR_Acoe_1.0, whole genome shotgun sequence genome contains these proteins:
- the TEX55 gene encoding testis-specific expressed protein 55 encodes MYTSDSTQDGSNTVETMLTAAEITFESLENPEAFGDPYQVAMNYVEEHKILEIFQEITEKLVFHKPDDPLQFILQEVQSMINARQAEPEENKDVQVL; translated from the exons ATGTACACATCTGACTCCACACAGGATGGCAGTAACACGGTTGAGACTATGTTGACTGCAGCAGAGATTACATTTGAATCATTGGAGAATCCAGAGGCATTTGGAGACCCCTATCAAGTCGCCATGAATTATGTGGAGGAACATAAAATTCTGGAGATATTTCAG GAGATCACAGAAAAACTGGTGTTCCATAAGCCTGATGACCCCTTGCAGTTCATATTGCAGGAG GTGCAGTCTATGATAAATGCCAGGCAAGCAGAACCAGAGGAGAACAAAGATGT gcAAGTGCTCTAA